Within the Bacteroidia bacterium genome, the region TTTGCTCGGCTATACCAGGCTCCCCCCATTCTCCCTACCAGATCAATTTTTTCAGTATCTACTTTCCGATTTTCGTCCAGATACTTTTCCTGATAATGCATGCGTAAAACTCTGCAAATCACCAGATTACCTGAGCTGCCTTCATTCCCTAGTTCAATTACTTGTTCTACTTTACACTCAAAGGCCGCAGGTGCTTCGGCTACCCGGGGAGGTTTTACTACATCAGAAGCGATTTCCGTAAAACCTGCTTTTACAAATTCATTTACTCCTTTATCATAAGCTGTACTCGCGAGTGACATTTGTTCTACCATAGGATAGTTGACAATATTGATCACTACTTCCGCGACTTCTTTTACATTTTGATGCGTATGTTTTTCTGATCCATCTCTTCCACTTCTGGCCGGAGAAAAGATCATGATCGGCGGATTTGAGCTAAATACATTGAAAAAGCTGAAGGGACTTAGATTTACCGTTCCTTCCTTATCTACTGAACTCACAAAGGCTATTGGTCTTGGTGCTACAGCAGCCAATAAATAGCCATGCCTTTGTGGAACAGGCATTTCCATAGGGTCGAGACTCAGGTATTTTGACATAGATATTTACTTTGCAGGTAAAACTTTGCCACTAACAGAGCCGAATCCCACCCGTATGCCTTCTTTTTTTGCATATCCTTTTAAGGTGACGGTATCTCCATCCTGAATAAAGGACCTGCTACTTCC harbors:
- a CDS encoding flavin reductase family protein; translation: MSKYLSLDPMEMPVPQRHGYLLAAVAPRPIAFVSSVDKEGTVNLSPFSFFNVFSSNPPIMIFSPARSGRDGSEKHTHQNVKEVAEVVINIVNYPMVEQMSLASTAYDKGVNEFVKAGFTEIASDVVKPPRVAEAPAAFECKVEQVIELGNEGSSGNLVICRVLRMHYQEKYLDENRKVDTEKIDLVGRMGGAWYSRA